In the Paenibacillus pabuli genome, one interval contains:
- a CDS encoding rhamnulokinase produces MGNKANHVLAADYGAGSGRVVRGSFDGEMLSLHEVHRFSNDPVQLADGLYWDFLRLFHELKQGIVKGTQGLTNPVRSIAVDTWGVDYGLVDGAGRLCWNPRHYRESRNAKWMKETLLLVNEEDLYTMSGVLPQQINTVFQLVGSLRDNAELVPDMRMLFMPDLFHFYLSGQLACEYTIASTSGLLHAGEDRWNESLIGRLGLPETLFPPIARPGTVLGRLTDDLCSELRIEPMQVISVGSHDTASALAAIPASDPNFAFISCGTWSLMGMERDSPVLDERSRRLGFTNEGTVSGKTRTLKNRSGLWLLQECKRQWERENNMFTHQELVQLAASAPALQSFILPGDEIYLTPGDMPERIRQQCTASMQTAPETIGATVRCILESLALEFRQTLDELELVTGSRPNVIHMVGGGVQNRLLCQFTANATGVPVVAGPVEATSAGNCMLQFMAHGEVSSLSEVREIVKASFAPETYEPEDCLPWQEAYGIYQKLNGRLAEGFI; encoded by the coding sequence ATGGGAAATAAGGCAAACCATGTGCTTGCTGCTGACTATGGTGCCGGAAGCGGCCGGGTGGTTAGGGGGAGTTTTGACGGTGAAATGCTTTCGTTACATGAAGTACATCGATTCAGTAATGATCCTGTCCAGCTTGCGGACGGATTGTATTGGGATTTTCTCAGATTGTTCCATGAACTTAAGCAGGGCATTGTAAAGGGCACGCAGGGACTGACTAATCCGGTTCGTTCGATAGCCGTCGATACATGGGGCGTTGATTATGGTTTGGTGGATGGAGCGGGAAGATTATGCTGGAATCCCCGTCATTACCGTGAATCGCGTAATGCCAAGTGGATGAAAGAGACGCTGCTTTTAGTTAATGAAGAAGATCTATATACCATGTCAGGCGTCCTGCCTCAGCAGATTAATACGGTATTCCAATTGGTTGGTAGCTTACGGGACAACGCTGAATTAGTACCCGATATGCGGATGTTGTTCATGCCGGATCTGTTTCATTTTTATCTCTCGGGACAACTGGCCTGTGAATACACAATTGCCAGCACAAGCGGACTTTTGCATGCCGGAGAGGACCGCTGGAATGAATCACTGATTGGCCGCCTCGGTTTACCTGAGACACTCTTTCCCCCCATTGCTCGGCCAGGCACCGTGCTGGGACGGTTAACGGATGATCTGTGCTCGGAGTTAAGGATCGAACCCATGCAAGTCATATCGGTGGGCTCGCATGATACAGCATCAGCACTCGCAGCTATTCCTGCGTCAGATCCGAACTTTGCTTTTATCAGCTGTGGAACGTGGTCATTAATGGGCATGGAACGTGATTCGCCAGTATTGGATGAACGCAGTCGAAGATTGGGATTCACGAACGAAGGAACGGTCAGTGGCAAGACAAGAACCTTGAAAAATCGATCCGGTCTTTGGCTGCTGCAGGAGTGCAAAAGGCAATGGGAACGGGAAAATAACATGTTCACTCATCAGGAACTGGTTCAACTCGCTGCCTCCGCCCCAGCGCTTCAAAGCTTTATCCTTCCGGGGGATGAGATATATTTAACGCCCGGTGATATGCCTGAGCGAATACGCCAGCAGTGCACTGCCAGCATGCAAACTGCTCCGGAAACGATCGGAGCAACTGTACGCTGCATTTTGGAGAGCCTGGCACTGGAGTTCAGGCAGACACTAGATGAACTTGAACTTGTTACGGGTAGTAGACCTAACGTCATTCACATGGTCGGCGGAGGAGTACAGAATCGTTTACTGTGCCAGTTCACGGCCAATGCAACCGGTGTTCCTGTTGTAGCAGGACCTGTGGAGGCAACTTCGGCCGGGAATTGCATGCTGCAGTTCATGGCACATGGTGAAGTAAGCAGTTTGTCAGAGGTCCGTGAGATTGTAAAGGCTTCCTTCGCACCGGAAACCTATGAGCCAGAGGATTGCCTGCCATGGCAGGAAGCCTATGGAATCTATCAAAAACTGAATGGGCGGTTAGCGGAGGGTTTTATATAA
- a CDS encoding LacI family DNA-binding transcriptional regulator — MITIYDIAKKANVSAMTVSKVINQTGRISTATRERVQQVIDELGYIPNSNARSLVLQRTQMLSLLITDITNPFYTTLARGAEDAANARGYRLLFGNSDEDYNKEKNYVETILSTRVDGVLFAPAGDRSLDHLKQLHERNIPFVILDRTVPGITSDVIAGDSRQGALLLIRHLTELGHRRIALVNGSSEVSTARLREEGYAEGLREAGVKVDPKLVLRTGYRDFSDEAGMEQLLTQPDKPTAIFAANNMLAIGVIRLLRKRGLRVPEDISVVCFDDLDLASAFDPFLTVAAQPAYDFGAKGMNMLIDRIEGTAPSDSQTVILPSELRIRASASVPLGQTDSLG, encoded by the coding sequence TTGATCACTATTTATGATATTGCCAAGAAAGCCAATGTTTCTGCCATGACGGTCTCCAAAGTGATTAATCAAACTGGCCGCATCAGCACGGCCACCAGGGAACGCGTACAGCAGGTCATTGATGAACTCGGATACATCCCTAATTCGAATGCACGCAGTCTTGTACTCCAGCGAACACAGATGTTATCCCTGCTGATTACAGATATCACCAACCCATTTTATACGACACTTGCACGCGGCGCCGAGGATGCAGCTAACGCTCGTGGATATCGGCTCTTGTTCGGAAACAGCGATGAAGATTACAACAAGGAAAAGAACTACGTAGAGACAATTCTGTCCACACGTGTAGACGGTGTCCTGTTCGCCCCCGCGGGGGATCGATCTCTCGATCACCTGAAGCAATTACATGAGAGGAACATCCCGTTTGTCATTCTGGATCGCACAGTACCGGGGATTACATCGGATGTAATTGCAGGAGACAGCCGGCAGGGTGCACTTCTATTGATTCGACATCTTACGGAACTGGGTCACCGCCGCATTGCGCTCGTCAACGGTTCTTCCGAGGTATCCACTGCCCGATTACGTGAAGAAGGCTATGCTGAGGGATTACGTGAAGCAGGAGTTAAGGTTGACCCGAAGCTTGTGCTTCGAACGGGTTATCGTGATTTCAGTGACGAGGCTGGAATGGAACAGTTACTTACGCAACCGGATAAACCAACGGCTATTTTCGCAGCCAATAATATGCTCGCGATTGGGGTCATTCGTCTGCTGCGCAAAAGAGGGCTGCGTGTGCCGGAAGACATCTCAGTCGTCTGTTTTGATGATCTGGATCTGGCTTCTGCTTTTGATCCTTTCTTGACTGTAGCTGCGCAGCCTGCCTATGATTTTGGAGCCAAAGGCATGAATATGCTAATCGATAGAATTGAAGGTACCGCGCCGTCTGATTCGCAAACGGTCATTCTTCCATCGGAGCTTCGTATCCGTGCTTCAGCTTCCGTACCGTTAGGGCAGACAGATTCATTGGGATAA
- a CDS encoding FMN-dependent NADH-azoreductase: MPTLLYITAHPHDHETSFSMATGQAFIDAYRKSNPSDEVVHLDLYRSNIPHIDADVFSGWGKLQSGSELTAEEQSKVTRLNELSDQFASADKYVFVTPMWNFSFPPIMKAYIDSICVAGKTFRYTEQGPIGLLTNKKALHIQARGGIYSEGPAAQTESGHRYLSIIMSFLGVPKLDGIFVEGHNQFRERADQIKQDAIEQARTVAKQF; encoded by the coding sequence ATGCCAACCCTATTGTATATTACTGCCCATCCACACGATCATGAGACCTCCTTCAGTATGGCCACAGGTCAAGCATTTATAGATGCATACCGGAAGAGCAATCCTTCGGATGAGGTTGTGCATCTTGATCTGTATCGCTCCAATATTCCGCATATTGATGCAGATGTGTTCAGTGGCTGGGGAAAACTCCAATCGGGCAGTGAACTAACAGCGGAGGAGCAATCCAAAGTCACCCGCCTGAATGAGCTATCAGATCAGTTTGCATCTGCTGACAAATATGTTTTTGTTACTCCGATGTGGAATTTCTCTTTTCCCCCGATCATGAAGGCTTACATCGACTCCATCTGTGTGGCTGGCAAAACGTTCCGCTATACGGAACAAGGTCCGATCGGACTTTTGACGAATAAAAAGGCACTGCATATTCAGGCGCGCGGCGGTATATATTCCGAAGGTCCTGCAGCTCAAACGGAATCCGGGCATCGCTATCTGAGCATCATTATGTCCTTCCTCGGTGTTCCTAAGCTGGATGGGATTTTCGTTGAAGGCCACAACCAGTTCAGAGAACGGGCGGATCAGATTAAACAGGATGCAATTGAACAGGCTCGTACAGTTGCGAAGCAGTTTTAA
- a CDS encoding class II aldolase/adducin family protein → MTEQLLREELTKYARKSVAQGLVVGPGGNLSARSEGTMLLSPSGYALEDIEPEEWIAVDIGTGETRAGSTRPSSEVLMHLYSYRVNPDIQAIVHTHPAYTIALSLVYDELPHLFPDQSALVGDIGFIPYVLPTTKLLADAVAAKVESHSALILVNHGLVTTGKNLREAYYRTQVVEESAKVYMIAKAAGEPKILTAEQYKEIQSLESEAYRVQLLQQLKS, encoded by the coding sequence ATGACTGAGCAGCTGTTAAGAGAAGAACTAACCAAATATGCCCGTAAGTCGGTAGCTCAGGGGCTCGTGGTTGGCCCTGGAGGCAATTTGAGTGCCCGTTCAGAGGGGACGATGCTTCTCTCTCCGAGTGGTTATGCACTTGAGGATATTGAACCGGAGGAATGGATTGCGGTGGATATCGGGACAGGAGAAACCCGCGCCGGATCAACACGTCCTTCCTCAGAAGTGTTAATGCATCTGTACAGTTATCGCGTGAATCCTGATATTCAAGCAATTGTTCATACGCATCCTGCATATACGATTGCCTTGAGCCTCGTGTACGATGAGCTGCCTCACCTTTTTCCCGATCAGTCTGCACTTGTAGGGGATATCGGGTTCATTCCTTACGTTCTTCCCACGACCAAACTGCTTGCCGATGCAGTCGCTGCTAAGGTGGAGTCCCATTCGGCCCTTATTCTCGTAAATCATGGACTGGTCACGACAGGGAAAAATTTGCGTGAAGCCTATTATCGGACCCAAGTGGTGGAGGAAAGTGCAAAAGTGTACATGATTGCCAAGGCAGCTGGTGAGCCCAAGATCCTTACAGCTGAACAATATAAGGAGATCCAATCTTTGGAGAGTGAAGCGTATCGGGTTCAGCTGTTACAACAACTCAAGTCATAA
- a CDS encoding L-fucose isomerase gives MTHQDYRYKQAFPKIGIRPTIDGRRKGVRESLEEQTMRMAISVAELLTAELRYPDGSPVECVVAESCIGGVAEAAAAAELFNRSNVGVTITVTPCWCYGTETMDMSPSIPTAIWGFNGTERPGAVYLAAVLSAHAQKGIPAFGIYGEDVQDGGDTTIPEDVREKLLRFSRAGLAAATMKGRAYLSIGSVSMGIAGSIVNDSFFQEYLGMRNEYVDMSELTRRIEEEIYDPEEYKLAMAWVKENCIEGPDNNPSHLQTDRKRKEYEWETVVKMTQIVRDLMAGNPRLAELGFTEESMGHHAIVSGFQGQRQWTDHSPNGDFLESILNSSFDWNGKRSPYLVATENDSLNGVSMLFGSLLTHTAQIFADVRTYWSPDSVARVTGHQLEGRAKDGILHLINSGSAALDGTGQQSIDGHPALKPFWEITDEEVQSCLQSTSWRPASVEYFRGGGYSADFLTKGGMPVTMTRLNLVKGLGPVLQLAQGYTVDLPDEVHDTLDQRTDPTWPSTWFAPILTGAGAFTSVYEVMNQWGANHGSISYGHIGADLLTLASILRIPVSMHNVPESEIFRPRAWGLFGTSEPESADYRACSVFGPLYR, from the coding sequence ATGACACATCAGGATTACCGTTATAAACAGGCTTTTCCCAAGATTGGTATTCGCCCCACTATTGACGGCAGACGTAAGGGAGTCCGTGAATCTCTGGAGGAACAGACGATGCGCATGGCAATTTCGGTAGCTGAACTGCTCACTGCAGAACTGCGTTATCCGGACGGTTCCCCGGTCGAATGCGTCGTTGCCGAATCCTGTATTGGCGGTGTGGCCGAAGCAGCAGCAGCGGCTGAGCTGTTCAATCGTTCCAATGTGGGGGTCACGATTACCGTTACCCCATGCTGGTGTTATGGAACGGAAACGATGGATATGTCCCCATCCATTCCAACCGCCATCTGGGGTTTCAACGGGACGGAACGGCCTGGGGCGGTCTATTTGGCAGCCGTACTCTCTGCCCATGCTCAGAAGGGCATTCCGGCGTTCGGGATTTACGGCGAGGATGTTCAGGATGGCGGGGATACAACCATTCCAGAAGACGTTCGTGAGAAATTGCTTCGCTTCAGCCGGGCGGGGCTTGCAGCCGCTACGATGAAGGGTCGGGCATATCTGTCCATTGGTTCGGTATCCATGGGGATTGCCGGATCGATTGTGAACGATTCCTTTTTCCAGGAATATCTCGGGATGAGGAACGAATATGTGGATATGAGCGAGCTGACCCGGCGGATTGAGGAAGAGATCTATGATCCCGAAGAATATAAATTGGCGATGGCTTGGGTAAAAGAGAACTGCATTGAAGGACCGGATAACAACCCATCCCATCTTCAGACAGACCGGAAGCGCAAAGAGTATGAATGGGAAACCGTTGTGAAAATGACTCAGATCGTACGTGATCTGATGGCAGGCAATCCAAGATTGGCAGAGCTCGGTTTTACTGAAGAATCGATGGGGCACCACGCCATTGTGTCTGGCTTCCAGGGACAGCGGCAATGGACGGATCATTCGCCTAACGGCGATTTCCTGGAGTCGATTCTGAATTCATCGTTTGACTGGAACGGTAAACGTTCACCTTATCTGGTCGCTACAGAAAATGACAGTCTCAATGGAGTGTCCATGCTGTTCGGCTCGCTGCTCACCCATACAGCTCAAATTTTTGCTGATGTACGTACGTATTGGAGTCCGGATTCGGTAGCACGAGTGACTGGACACCAATTGGAGGGGAGAGCGAAGGATGGCATTCTGCATCTGATCAATTCGGGCTCCGCAGCACTTGACGGTACTGGACAGCAATCCATAGATGGCCATCCAGCCCTTAAGCCTTTCTGGGAAATTACAGATGAAGAAGTTCAGAGCTGCCTGCAGTCGACGTCATGGAGACCTGCCTCCGTAGAATATTTTAGAGGGGGCGGCTACTCCGCTGATTTCCTGACCAAAGGCGGTATGCCAGTTACAATGACACGCCTTAATCTGGTTAAGGGTCTTGGTCCTGTATTACAGCTCGCACAGGGTTACACCGTGGATCTTCCTGATGAAGTGCATGATACGCTGGATCAGCGGACAGATCCGACTTGGCCATCCACATGGTTTGCCCCGATTTTAACAGGAGCAGGTGCCTTTACCTCTGTGTATGAAGTCATGAACCAATGGGGCGCCAACCACGGCTCGATCTCATACGGACACATCGGAGCAGATCTCCTTACTCTGGCTTCAATCCTACGGATTCCGGTGAGTATGCACAATGTTCCTGAGTCGGAGATATTCCGTCCACGAGCATGGGGGTTATTTGGAACAAGCGAACCGGAAAGTGCAGATTATCGTGCTTGCAGCGTGTTTGGCCCGTTATACCGTTAG
- a CDS encoding NAD-dependent epimerase/dehydratase family protein, with protein MKKVLILGGTRFFGKRLVDHLLWEGKSQITVATRGKTNVDFGPEVNRIKMDREDPQSLAEAAQIDQWDVVYDNICYSPDAAKSACEAFAGRTQRYVLTSTLSVYGDPKPGFTEEDFDPYTYPLRYGNHEDFSYGEGKRLAEAVFFQEASFPVVAMRIPIVLGIDDYTRRLHFHIEHVQKGKPIGMPNPDAEIGFINSTEAARFLAWLGHSTIIGPVNAASKGSITLSAMMDLIETVTGMQSQVLRETAQEDMSPFGISESWTMDTTKAEQAGYTFEALMDWFPGLVREVALALQSEG; from the coding sequence ATGAAAAAAGTACTCATACTTGGCGGGACACGCTTCTTCGGCAAACGTCTGGTCGATCATTTGCTGTGGGAAGGCAAATCGCAAATTACCGTTGCGACGCGCGGCAAAACGAACGTGGACTTCGGGCCGGAAGTGAACCGGATCAAGATGGATCGTGAGGATCCGCAATCTCTAGCTGAAGCAGCACAGATTGACCAGTGGGATGTAGTGTACGATAACATCTGTTACTCGCCGGATGCTGCGAAGTCGGCGTGTGAGGCTTTTGCGGGGCGCACACAAAGATATGTACTTACATCAACGCTCTCCGTGTACGGCGATCCCAAACCGGGATTCACGGAAGAGGATTTTGATCCATACACGTATCCATTGAGATACGGGAATCACGAGGACTTTTCATATGGAGAGGGCAAGCGGCTTGCGGAGGCTGTGTTCTTTCAGGAAGCAAGTTTCCCGGTCGTGGCGATGAGAATTCCAATTGTACTCGGTATAGACGACTACACGAGAAGACTGCATTTTCATATTGAACATGTGCAAAAAGGGAAACCGATCGGCATGCCGAATCCGGACGCCGAGATTGGATTTATCAATTCAACGGAAGCGGCCAGATTTCTTGCCTGGTTAGGGCATTCGACGATTATCGGACCTGTAAATGCAGCCTCGAAAGGCTCCATTACGCTGTCTGCCATGATGGATCTGATTGAGACTGTCACAGGCATGCAGTCCCAAGTGTTACGCGAAACAGCTCAGGAGGATATGTCGCCCTTTGGGATCTCGGAATCATGGACGATGGATACAACCAAGGCAGAACAGGCGGGATATACATTTGAAGCACTGATGGACTGGTTTCCGGGTCTTGTACGTGAAGTGGCACTGGCATTGCAGTCCGAAGGTTAA
- a CDS encoding NupC/NupG family nucleoside CNT transporter: MKFLIAILGLLVVFGLAYIASNGKKQIRYRPLIVMIVLQIILAYALLNTGIGTFLIGGFSTIFENLLDYANEGIAFVFGGLTTIEAEGGGVPFFLNVLMPIVVISALIGILQYIRILPFVIKYIGLVLSKINGMGKLESYNAVASAILGQSEVFISVKKQIGLLPKHRLYTLCASAMSTVSMSIVGAYMSMIDPKYVVTALVLNLFGGFIIASIVNPYRVTEEEDILEVQEEEKQSFFEMLGEYILDGFKVAIVVAAMLIGFVALIALINGIFSAVLGISFQELLGYVFAPFAFIMGVPWKEAIQAGSIMATKMVSNEFVAMLDLSKQTALSARTTGIVSVFLVSFANFSSIGIIAGAVKGLHEKQGNVVARFGLKLLYGASLVSVLSAIIAGLFL, translated from the coding sequence ATGAAATTTCTGATTGCCATTCTTGGCTTACTTGTTGTGTTTGGACTGGCCTATATCGCAAGCAACGGCAAGAAACAAATTCGCTACCGACCACTAATCGTCATGATTGTTTTACAGATTATATTGGCTTATGCCTTGCTGAACACCGGCATTGGTACGTTCTTGATTGGTGGATTCTCCACGATATTTGAAAACTTGCTTGATTACGCAAACGAAGGGATTGCCTTTGTATTCGGCGGTCTCACGACCATTGAGGCTGAAGGCGGCGGGGTACCGTTTTTCCTGAACGTGCTGATGCCGATTGTCGTCATCTCTGCCCTGATTGGTATATTGCAGTATATCCGAATCTTGCCTTTTGTTATAAAATATATTGGTCTGGTATTAAGCAAAATCAACGGAATGGGCAAACTGGAATCATATAACGCGGTTGCTTCCGCCATTTTGGGGCAATCTGAAGTGTTCATCTCCGTAAAAAAACAAATCGGTTTGCTGCCGAAGCATCGGCTGTACACGTTATGTGCCTCGGCCATGTCCACGGTATCGATGTCCATTGTCGGTGCCTATATGTCCATGATCGATCCGAAATATGTGGTTACAGCGCTTGTGCTGAACCTGTTTGGCGGTTTTATCATCGCTTCCATCGTGAATCCTTACAGGGTAACCGAGGAAGAAGATATATTGGAAGTGCAGGAAGAGGAAAAACAATCGTTCTTCGAGATGCTGGGTGAGTACATTCTGGACGGATTCAAAGTGGCGATCGTTGTTGCAGCAATGCTCATTGGATTTGTTGCCCTGATTGCGCTCATTAACGGCATATTTAGTGCTGTTCTCGGCATTTCGTTCCAGGAACTGCTTGGTTATGTGTTTGCACCCTTTGCGTTTATTATGGGCGTTCCTTGGAAGGAAGCGATTCAGGCGGGAAGTATTATGGCAACCAAAATGGTGTCGAACGAATTTGTCGCCATGCTGGATCTGTCCAAACAAACTGCACTGTCTGCCCGTACGACAGGCATCGTGTCGGTCTTCCTCGTATCATTCGCCAATTTCTCCTCCATCGGTATTATTGCCGGTGCGGTCAAGGGACTTCATGAAAAACAGGGCAATGTGGTGGCCCGCTTCGGTCTGAAGCTGCTTTACGGTGCATCGCTTGTCAGCGTGCTGTCTGCGATCATCGCCGGACTGTTCTTGTAA
- the deoC gene encoding deoxyribose-phosphate aldolase produces the protein MIDHTLLRADATQSEINKLTEEAKQYQFASVCVNPGWVSYAAGQLQGSGVDICTVIGFPLGASTSETKAFETTDAIAKGATEVDMVINISALKDGKDDYVEQDIRAVVEAAAGKALVKVIIETCLLTDEEKVRACQAAVKAGADFVKTSTGFSTGGATPEDIALMRRTVGPDMGVKASGGVRSLEDMQKMIEAGATRIGASSGVKIMQGGQSTSSY, from the coding sequence ATGATCGATCATACCTTGCTTCGTGCGGATGCAACGCAAAGTGAAATCAACAAACTGACAGAAGAGGCAAAACAGTACCAATTTGCTTCGGTATGCGTTAATCCGGGCTGGGTTTCCTATGCAGCAGGGCAGCTTCAAGGCAGTGGCGTGGATATCTGTACCGTAATCGGATTCCCTCTGGGAGCTTCCACTTCCGAGACCAAAGCGTTCGAAACGACAGACGCGATTGCTAAAGGTGCTACGGAAGTGGACATGGTCATCAATATCAGCGCATTAAAAGATGGTAAAGATGACTACGTGGAACAGGATATTCGTGCAGTTGTTGAAGCGGCGGCGGGTAAAGCATTGGTTAAAGTCATTATCGAAACTTGTCTGCTTACGGATGAGGAAAAAGTACGGGCATGCCAGGCAGCCGTCAAAGCAGGCGCTGATTTTGTCAAAACGTCCACGGGTTTCTCCACAGGCGGGGCAACACCAGAAGATATCGCTTTGATGCGTCGGACTGTTGGACCTGACATGGGCGTTAAAGCATCAGGCGGCGTACGCAGCCTGGAAGACATGCAAAAAATGATTGAAGCAGGAGCAACTCGTATTGGTGCAAGCTCCGGTGTGAAAATCATGCAGGGTGGACAATCTACATCCTCTTACTAA
- a CDS encoding sugar-binding transcriptional regulator, with protein MDLEKQRLSIEAAKLYYQSDYSQQDIAVRLGVSRPTVSRLLQYAKDRGYVRIEIMDPLEDIDIIAGELKAKYDLDTALVCFAPLKSDEEIQKHISKRAADYLQDTVQDADIIGVTWGTTMYAVAKQLRAKQVKGVEVVQLKGGVSHSHVNTYAAEIVHLFAEAFHTVPRYLPLPVIFDNIEVKKMVEADRHIGRIVELGRQANIALFTVGTVKEDALLFKLGYFNEEEQQLLMNSGAGDICSRFFDAEGQLISEEINSRTVGIDLAELRNKEKSILVAGGQRKIEAIHAALKGHYANILVTDQYTAQALLRF; from the coding sequence ATGGACCTGGAGAAACAACGATTAAGCATTGAGGCAGCCAAATTGTATTATCAGTCGGATTACAGCCAGCAGGATATTGCCGTCAGGCTGGGCGTGTCCCGGCCAACCGTATCCCGCTTACTCCAGTATGCCAAGGATCGCGGGTACGTTCGCATTGAAATTATGGACCCGCTCGAGGACATTGATATTATTGCCGGAGAACTCAAAGCCAAATATGATCTGGATACCGCTCTTGTATGTTTTGCACCATTGAAGAGCGATGAGGAGATACAGAAGCATATCAGCAAAAGAGCTGCGGACTATCTGCAGGACACCGTTCAGGATGCAGATATTATTGGTGTGACATGGGGAACGACGATGTATGCCGTAGCCAAACAGCTGCGGGCCAAACAGGTAAAAGGTGTTGAAGTGGTTCAGTTAAAGGGGGGCGTAAGCCATTCCCACGTGAACACGTATGCAGCAGAGATCGTGCATTTGTTCGCGGAAGCGTTTCACACTGTTCCACGATACCTGCCGTTGCCTGTTATTTTTGACAATATTGAAGTCAAGAAAATGGTGGAAGCCGACCGGCACATCGGTCGGATCGTAGAGCTTGGCAGGCAAGCCAACATTGCCTTGTTTACGGTGGGTACGGTTAAGGAAGATGCACTCCTGTTCAAGCTGGGATACTTCAACGAAGAGGAACAGCAGCTGCTGATGAATTCGGGTGCAGGTGATATCTGCTCACGTTTTTTTGACGCCGAGGGTCAATTGATCAGCGAAGAAATTAACAGTAGAACGGTAGGGATTGATTTAGCCGAATTGCGGAACAAGGAGAAGTCAATCCTTGTTGCAGGTGGACAACGCAAGATCGAAGCGATCCATGCAGCGCTTAAAGGTCACTATGCTAATATTTTGGTAACAGACCAGTACACAGCACAGGCTTTGCTTCGATTCTAA
- a CDS encoding SAM-dependent methyltransferase, producing MSREEQQANKSLGLELEKIIFIGRTYEEYMLMFNLTPEDLHGRSILDCPGGACSFSSHARRQGADSMAADTAYQHEIDQLESKGQEDVKQTLKQLEQVRDRYRWDYFGSMNGLKQARTSALRDCAADMRSFPEQYIYAELPALPFADEQFDMTLSAHFLFTYADRLDFSFHEQTILELLRVTRQELRIFPTVDLSGKRYAHMNELKSLLESRGLGVTEIRTTYEFQQEAHTMLIIAKPES from the coding sequence ATGAGTAGAGAAGAGCAGCAAGCAAACAAGAGCCTGGGTCTTGAATTGGAGAAGATTATTTTTATTGGACGAACGTATGAGGAATACATGCTGATGTTCAACCTTACTCCCGAAGATCTCCATGGCAGATCCATCCTGGACTGTCCGGGCGGGGCATGTTCATTCAGCAGTCATGCTCGCAGACAGGGGGCGGATTCCATGGCAGCCGATACGGCGTACCAACATGAAATAGACCAATTGGAATCTAAAGGACAGGAAGACGTTAAACAAACCTTGAAGCAATTGGAACAGGTGCGTGACAGATACAGGTGGGACTATTTCGGTTCAATGAATGGTTTGAAGCAAGCAAGAACGAGCGCCCTTCGGGATTGTGCGGCAGATATGAGAAGTTTTCCCGAGCAGTATATCTATGCCGAGCTTCCCGCGCTGCCTTTCGCTGATGAACAATTTGATATGACTTTATCTGCACATTTTCTGTTTACGTATGCAGATCGATTGGACTTCAGTTTCCATGAGCAAACCATTCTTGAATTGCTGCGCGTAACTAGACAAGAGCTGCGGATTTTCCCTACAGTCGATCTGTCGGGGAAACGCTATGCACATATGAATGAGCTCAAATCCTTGCTGGAGAGCCGAGGATTAGGTGTTACTGAAATCAGGACGACATATGAATTTCAGCAGGAAGCCCATACCATGCTGATCATTGCAAAACCCGAATCCTAG